attatgacgtcatagcgccattatgtggggaatgtttgcacTTAttgtggtatcactggatagaggaaacCCGTAGCTATACATTgtcaaatataatggtatatgaccTTTATAATTGCAAATGGGGGGGTTGCAACCACCCATTCGATTCGTAGTCCTTATCACAAAATATGGCGCAGTAGTTCTAGGGCTAAGGTTAATAAagtatattaatatatttttaaatttccaaacAGTTTTGAACATGATAATATACCATTAATTCCACGTCAATTATATTATATCACATggatttagaaatataattgaagattaatgccaaattcaaaatggctgccaaaaataAATGACATCATAaaaattatttagtattttactATTGTTGCATACCCCGGTATTATGAGGTATGTGCAATAAGTCAATCATTTTCCAATTCAAATTCTGAATACATAGAATTGATAGAAATGATGATATTTTCAATTCAATAGTTTTGCCGAATtctttttaaagtattttaatttttaattgccTCTAGTGCATCCAGTCATAGAGTGTAAACCTCTCAATGCTATGAATGCCCTTCCCACcaagtgtttttaaataggctATATAAGGTGATGCTTTGCACCAGTTTTTAATAATGCCGCTTCTGAACCTATAAGTACGGCTGTGTAGATACCACCAGAAACCATAACATCTGTATCTGAGCAATAGATATGGACATTTAAACTATAATTATGAACCTTCGCAACATGAAGTAGTAAACATCTCGTACACATATACAGAAagtcaattgattttttttatatctttttatACAAAAGTGCCAACATCTCTTCTATTCAATAATTTGTTTTACATAGGAGCATAAACCAGAAAAAGAGGTTGGGAGATTTTACGACTCTCTTCAATAAACGTTTCTTTTATCTTGTTTTACTTAGGAGCATAAACCAGAAACACAGCTTGGGAGATTTTATGACTCTCTTCAATACACCCTGTATGCAGCAGGGTTTCCTGAGACTGTAGACCGAACGTCTACACCAAGAAAAAACATTAACAAAGAACAAGTCGTCGTAGCTGTGCTCAGAGCCCCGTATGATAACCCCAGCCTTGTAACGTTGCTGGAATGTATGTTGACTTTACCAAAaaaaccctcattgcgccctctttttctcttgTTTCTGTAAAGTtaaccaaatatattttggtatgtaagaaACCGTTATTCGGtcgctttaataaaccaaaagaaatatttcaatcggcttacaactttaggagatatgctcttttgaagaaatatacctgtttttcactctgtccacggaggaggtttggctacttcaacgaatgaaaaggagtacacgtaccatttagggaatgggctttaccggtgggtctctgggctatggattgtgttaagtCATTAACTTGTcagcaaaatggatgtgggatggaaCTTCTCTTGCTATACCTGCAATTAAACTTGCTATACCTGCAATTAAACTTACTtaaattttcttggttatttatgcctttttgttttattatatgtttcttacttttgctttctttttatttacaacatatcattttttctttttggggtaaaggtagcctgaaaagggctgtttggtatgtcctttgttcttctgaagtgagtttactatgCAGCTTTGCCCTCTacatggttgcctccttgacgaatacaggtttcagtccTGGTCCTCACTGCACCAATTGCATAGCGTACCCTCCTTGTGAGCCGtctacttgcgaatgcagcaataatacggttgcgaagatgttggaggctagctggtgatcctcgctcatagtgaatgcgttccaaagcctaatgctattatctatccatgtcattaaccgcgtgtttcgttttaatctttgatgtagccaaacctcatccgtggacagggtgaaaaacaggtacatttcttaaagagggcatatcttcaaaaattgtgagccgattgaaataattgttttggtttaataaagctaacgattaatggtttctttacataccaaaatacatttgatcaacttttcaaaaataggagaaaaagacggcacaatgagggttctgtttttatttattGGGACACCATGTATTAACATCCCCCTCTTGACACTTTATGTCAATCTCTTGACATGTCCTATTTACAGATCCCGTAGTGTATATAAGGTGCATCATCTTGTTTATTTAGTtactctgaagatggcactcggagttccgaaagctcagccctctgaaaaggacttctatAGGGAAAGAataatcttactcatgtttaccgacctagagtaccaagtaatcgTACTTAGATTCTATAGCCTGCGCATGACTCGCAGTCTGATCATTATCTACACTATTAGCTGTATCAGACAGAAAAAGCCTGGATCTACTAGCATCATTAGCAAAGTAGACTCGGCCTGGTATTAACAGGCTGATCCGTGTCTACGCTGTAATAATTAGTCCTAATTGTTGTATCCTACAGGTGGTCAACAGGTATCTGACAGCATGCATCTAATCTTCTCCAAGTCCTGGAGATCCAAGGAGCCCTCCAGTGACCACCCAGGTCTGTACAGCGTGTATGTGCACAAGGCCATCACGTTCCACAAGGGCGGTATCACGTACCTTGACGAGTTCTCGCCACCCAGACGTGTGACCTACCTGGTGAGCCTTTACGCCAAGGCCATCACCCCGGGTCTGGCGGACTGGGGCCCTGACATGGTAAGGCTATACGTTGAATTTGgaagtgtgatagctgttggtattattcaggtctagaattggacATTATATATAGTGTTTCGTTAGAAAAGTTTAGAAaagttaataaatgatcacatcaaagaaCCGTGAATTGGTATTAATCACTTCTCTCAGTTAAATATAGGGATGAATTGGCCAAATTGGTGGACTATTTTTCCTCGTAGCTTGCGCTTTAAGAATTTGGTGAGAAAAATTTAAATGTGCATCATTGTTTCCTTTCAGCGGAACCTAGACTGCCAGATGAGCAGCCCGCTACCACTAGTTCAAGTGATAGACGACAAACTCTGGAGTCGATACCTCATATCCAAAGTCGGGGTTGCCGTCCCTGAGACACTGGCTTTTAAGTTCGAAGTCAAACGAAAGGTAGGTCCAAATAAGCCTAAATGAAAGTACACAGTCTAATTACAATGAAATCCATTGTTGTAAGGTAGGCCTATTTACTGTATCATTGTAGGTCTGACAGcagttaaaataaaaaatgtgataTTCCAAGTTCAtatccattttgatattttggaatTGATGATATATTTCTTGAAAGCGTTTACGCACTATCGTTGATCTGATTATCATAATTTTCGATATCTCATACACACTATAAATGTCGCGTGCCGAAAtcccgatatttttaacagtacatGTATGTTAAAAAAACAGCCACATTAGTTCGATCATATCCCTGGTTCGATCAATCGTGGCTCCCCCGCTAGTTCGCCACTGTTATGTACACATTCTTCAGCACGTGATTGCTTTGGTGGCATAGCCGAACTGCCTggctgcaaaaaaaaaagaagcaaaaacaaagacaaaaaaaaaaacaaaaaacacaccttTAATCAGAGCCAAGAACGAATCCTTGAGGAATAGAAACAGTGAAGGATAGATAAACTTGGAAACGTGGTGCAAAGGTGAACATACTAAGGTCGATCATCTAAATAGAACCAACATCGCCGCCATGTAAGCTAATAAAATTATTCAATCTTTGCAACAACAAAATGGTTGGTCTATGGTGTGGAACGCCGCACAAAAGTCTAACAGAATAACACAGTTAagacattttaatgacacttgaATACCCTGCATGGTCAAAGAATTCACCATCATTTTCTATCTCTCTTCTTAGGTGCCCAACACTGACGTCATCAAAGTGTGTGTGCTGGGCAAGTGTGTGAAAGCCAAGAAGCATGGTGAAGTTCCGCGCAGCGAAAAATTCCTTGACTCTTCGTGTCGCATCGAGGATCaagccaagatggccgcccaGACGAACGCAGAAAACCCATGCGTGTATACCAAGAAACATATCGAACACGGTGGTATCTGTGAACATGCCATCGCCATGGAGGAGGAGGTCGCTAAGTTCCTGAACAAACCAAGCGTCACTGGCAAGAGAGTGAGTATGTGGTGCTATTATAGGGGTTTCGTAAGGCgtgttgttccatttaaaatagtGCTATATCAAGCGATACACACACGGCTGGGTGTCAAAATAATATTCTTATTTTCTATAATAAAAGCAACAACCACACTCAAGGTATATTTCTTATTTCAGATTGTTGTGAAGCCATCAGGATACGAGTACTTCGCCAGTAAAGGTGTAACAATTCACCAGGCCAGTAACCTCGGATCCATCACCAACGCTGTCTACGATCTCCTCGAGAAAATCGAAGGTGCCGACACCGTTCTCGTCGAGACGTTCGTCGAGCCGATTTTACCACGGCCCAACGTCAGTGCGAGCCAGTCCGTGGAGTTGTGGAAGGCTAATGAGGAACTCAGTTTTCGGGTCCGCTCGACCGTTTGCAGAGATTTTGACCGCAAGCCTGTCACAACTTCAGTAACTACATACACATATTGTATAATATTAGAACAAATATATTTGGCTTAAAACATATAATCTTTGACCAATACATAGATGTCTCTATGCATAACTTAAACACTACCCATACTATGAATTCACAAATTAATATGCTTAtaagtataattattataaacttGGTATTTGGCATTATTGTATTTACAGCTAGGTGGTTCAGTTGGTTTTTGTTAGTGATATTTGGCAATTTTGTTGTCGTTTCTCATTTTATGGGTGCTTTTTCATATAACTGCCATCAACCCCTGGAAATCCAACGGCGTTTCCCTTGTGTTCTTGACAGGTAAACTGTGGGCTGCTGTCCAAGAATTCACCAAACAACGGAGATAACACTAACCTTCAAGGCCTCGACTCCACCCTACTGGCCTATGGCTTGACCGACCCCGCCGTCAGGCGTAACTTGGACCGTACCATTCGCAAGAAGGGTGAGGACGTGATGAGAATTATCAGCGAGGaagaacataaattggacgaagAACAGAGAGGTGGTCGTTTTGGATACACCGATGTTATTGGTACGAATACTGTGAACAATTATTTAATAATGTGAGCGGTGAATTTTATTGTAGTTTTAGTGGCGATCTAAGCCGTTGGCGCTAAATATAAATAAACCACCGCCATTACAATTCTCACAAGTACCAATAAGAAGTAAATTATGACAGAAATACCAAACCACCCGATCCaccaaataattataatcatcaattaaatatacagggtgtaacaaaaatAAATTCTACAATAACATCTTTATTTCAAATTCTATTACcctcacgacccattattcaataTAATGGTTCGCGTTTATTCATGAGGTTTTCTTTTACATTCTTTGTTTCAGGAGTTGATTTTTTCCTTACGGACGAGGGTGATAAAATCGTTCCTGTTGTCGTGGAAGTGAACAGCCACGACTGCACTATGAACTGTCAGAAAATTGATTTTGTGTCCCACCTGACACAACAGTGCACACCAATCGATGCACAGCTTGTCTACCAGGTGTACCGATCTGATAAAGAGTACGGCAGTGAAACACTGCTAAAACAAGACTCGATCCTCGGCCGCAGTGTCCGGCCATGGGTCCGATCCATGATACAGAGATCCCAGGACCACGTTCTTGACGGGAAACATATCCTTATCATCGGCGCTGGTGGATTTAGCAAGGCGTTGATCTGGCGCGATGCAGCAGCTATGGGTGTGAAGGTGACCCTGGTCGAGTCCAACTCGAACCACTTCGCAAAGGACCAGGTCAGTGATATGTAATATTTGTTTCTTGCTATTGATGACAAACTACAAAGATGGCAGGGTAGATTGCAACCCCTTTATATTTGTCAATTATTAAAAGTATACCGTACTATTATATTAGCAACAATGCAGCAATTTGTGCTTTCAATGTTAGATAGGGgcagtgaaatatttatttatgagCCTTGGGGTAGGGTCATTAATGTTTGGCCAGCCGAAAACTGGGGGAGGGATCAATTTTTGCAAgacgagaggggggcaagctTAAGAAACGAGTACCGTAACGCTTAAAGATGCACATTTTCCAGCTCGCTGCGCTGACATTATatttatatctagaccatttaaagtttacaAATGGGAATCCAAAAATTTGGCGTGTGCGGGGGGGGCAGCGATTTTGGCATACGAACGATacgatagtcactaaaagttgcattcgatctACACAGGGAATTTTACAGGCCATGCGTGttcttccttactaaaacaccaaagtgcgaatatttccaaatatttaaattagctaaaaatttaggacatgttacaaaactatatttcctagaatttcagagagtacaaacaatATAGCCGGTTATTttgcacacagtgacgttaactaggcagtgccctatacctataacatacactgattgtagaggtcacgcgtcaatggtgagagcactatgtattgtgtataggaaaatgaacattaACTATTTATCGGGCACTATCTCTACAGGTTTACCAATTTATCCACTTGGACGTCGATGATCACACGCAGGATTATGCCCACGCCAAGGATATTGTGAAGATCCTGCGAGACAAAGGGATCACAGTCGATGGCTGTCTTGCATTCTGGAAGGACTGTGGACCGCTGGCCGCACTTTGTGCCGAGCTCTTGAAGACGAACGGTATGGAATAGTGGTCTCGTTAGACTACATGTAATAGGTTTTGAGGTTTTGCCGGTTTACTGATATTTATTTCCATAGCCCTACACCTACAACGTATAAATTAAATAGGTCATATACAATTTTcggttctttttttttaattttaaaagtataACGTTTCATTTTAAGGATTCGGAAGGCAACGTTtgcacattttcccccaaaacaccaaataaatttaGTGTCTTTTTAGGGAaaaatatctttaatatgaaatttttcaattttcaattgatggtcggcttttcatcccagctacatacactttaagcacatatcattagatttcgaggactgctaaatatcaaatatatattgattcaatattttgccataaaatatatattatatctcgaatttcaaaaaatcaagttatttgctatcagaaggacattcctcgtattcataatgtaattcgatatgtatgatgtgctctcaggtgtcacagaaatactgtgcaaacgttgttatccgattcATTAAAGTATATGAAAATAGGCCCATACATTTGGCAAATATCTGACGAATCTATCTGCAATGGTTGAAATTGTGGCTAAAATCACGtttgtttaatgatttttgatatttttgctgtaCTCTCAGGACCCACAAAAAATTCGCTATCCGAGCTAATTAATCTCCAgcaatttattataattaaagcTAACTTAATTTACCAACATGAATATCCAGATTTCAGATATAGGTTGAGACATGTTTTCTTGAAATTCACTGAAAATTGCGTGACGAGGCGATATTGTGCGCGTGTGAGAAGCATGGTTTACTATCGCTTGGGTAAATCTGGGCCAATTGCAATTCGATCTTAATCCGTCACACAACGAGCGAGTTTCATGCGAATACGTTTTGTAAACCTGTTCATTTAGACTATGCCCGAATTGAACAGGGTCTCTGTTATTTCATAGCGATAGTAAAAAGTGCTTCTCTTTCCCTCAGAAATACCGATCGTGatgcaattttctgtgaataTCTAGAAAATatgtctcaacctaaatctgaaGGAGAATAATTAAAGAAAACGGGACTTTTGACCATTGTTTTCACCAACGTTTCTAAGCATGTTCAATTCGGCGGGCATAGACACGTCACTTTCTCTTTAATtagatttcagatttaggttgatACATAGTTTTTTAGACATTCAGAGTAAATTGCGTTAcgaacataaaatgtttaaatggATACAATGGCTATCTTTCTGATTCCAGGTACAAGCTATTCGGCAGCCTCTATCGCTTATAAGAAGAGCACCACGCAGGCCATCATACGACAACGTGACGCGGACATCCCGCACTGGCAGATTGCCATTCTTTATTGTGCTCCGTCCTGTCCCATCTCTTCGGAGGCTGATATTGACAATGCTTGTAAGACGTGAGTGGTATTGATGTTTCTGTTACTTGTTGGGCGAAATTGGGTTGATTTAAATACCTCTTTATGACATAATAGTATCGCTTGAAATTGCTGTGGTCACTTTTATACTCTGAAACGAGGGGAAACGACAGAGGCCATATTTGATTATGTAATGTTTTACTATTACTCACTACTGATATCTATGACGCTGTAAATGTCAACGCAGGTAGTAATTAAAATgtgtttaggcctattataatcagCATTATTCAACATGAGCGGAGTTGCATCACTTGTAAACTTGTAGTCCCCTGCTCCTcagccgaaggatgatgatgGAGTTGCatcaaaacgttttttttttatttcaagacaTGCCAAGACATAATCAGCTTTTATCAATATGGCAATGCTGACGGGTTCGGCCTATGGATAgctgttaacctcctttttgacGCTGGCTCGTTTCATAATTCCTAACCTATGAGGCAAGAGGGCATTCCATTATCATAAATGTTATGGACTGATgtgatataatattaataataaattatgacATGCCACTAATAATGCTAATCGGTCAAAAGTATCTCACCAATTTTCTCAAACCTCTCGAATAGATCAGTATTGTTATATAAACCTTTTGTTGCCTATCGACAGTGTCAAATTCCCAGCGATCTTCAAACATGATTACACTTCCAGCGCCGTTGGTGTGAGAATATGCAAGGATGAGGACGACGTACGAACCGCGTACACTGCTTTCACCAACAATGTCCATACAAACACCGACACTTGCAGCAACACCATACTACTCATGGACTACCTTGACGGCTCCGACCACTATATTGACTGTGTCGTCTTCGAAAGGAGACTGATCGCAGCGTTTATCACGGACAATGGCAGAAATAACAATCCAGCTTATACTGGTATGTGCCATTTGATGATTAAGATTTAGATGAATTTTTGTTAAGCCAAACAAGAGAGGACATTGTTTTAGACCGTAGCGGCTAGCCATTCCTTTTTCAATCACCGTATTTCTGCACAAGTTCTTCCCCCGGGGTTCTACTTTAATACTTACTGTCATTGTATTAACTACTTATGATTGTTTATTACAGATACGATAACCTTGTTGCCTTCAAACCTGCCGTCGGACAAACAGGCCCAGCTGGTGAATGCTGCTTACCAGTGCTGTACTGTGATAGGTATGAGTTTCAGTATTCATCATACTTCTATTGGAaacaaaaaagttgaaaattaaCACTTTTCTGCTGTGTCATTCAGTCGAAGTAGCCTTTTGAAGACTGAAAGCATGTTTTACATTGCGAAAACAGTGTTTACACCGTTGTCAGTGTACGTCGGTTacatctataaatgcgcttttataaatacgcacgtgacccatggacacgacagaccagcaagcgtgaccaaatcctgatgcattgaccactatacagaaaaggataggaactttgtagataaatatcatcaaatttatactAGCAATACTGACATTTGCtgcaaataatatataaattacGTATTTACATTGTATTGTATCACATTCTAGGTCTGTCTAATGGAGTGTACAATGTTGAAATGAAGATGACTTCCACTGGACCCAAACTGATCGAAATAAACGCCCAAATGGGCAGTTTCTTCATCCGCCACTGGGTGAAACAACTGTACGGCGTAGATCTCATGAAGTGCGCTATGATGATCTCATGCGGCATCAAGCCCTGCGTTCCAATCCTACCCACTGAGGAATCTCTCTTGGGCGTAAACATGATTCCGTCAGAACACGTGTGTGTAATGACAAACAGCAGCCTGCGTATGGTGCTTGATGATCTTCGAGCTAGAGGTGACGTGATTTTTACAATGGTAGAGGATGAAGCTAAACTCGTATACGGAATGAAGAGCAAACACTCTGAAGAGCCGTACGCGAACATCGCTGTTAAGGGGCGTAATGTCGACGAGTGCCGACAGAAACTGAGCGAAGTGTGTGGCAAGCTGAATATTGAAACGAAGAATTATCGAGTATCGGAATTTATGAAATATTTGTAGTGAGGGTATCTTGTTCGGTTTTCACGTTTTTCTATGAATCAAgtcaatttgaaaattgaaagagTTTTCTTTTGCAATACAATAGAGTGGATGTGATCATTTGATGGTGTATCACTGTATACCATATTTTAAACCAATCTTAAACATTATTATGTTCttagaatcttccttcctataatTTGAGCAGAGTTTAAGATTCCAATAAAATTTAACACTATTACACTTGGAGTCAACACTTGGGACTCtcaacaatttttgaccaaaaatcatttgTGACCAAAAATCTGGTCTTGATTCTTTATTCAAGCCCGCATCCACCCGAAGTCACGCACTGTATTTTACTGCGTAGTGCTGTGCGCATGTTATGACATTATGGCAGTAACGAACCTGCCTAAAATATCCGTGAATCCGCCGTGAATCCGGTAATCTTCGAGTTAAGAATaccaaatatagaaaataatgagACGTCGATAGCTaaacatgaatatttatgagtagTCATCCAATCACGCATATGAAAATATTTGGCCCACTTTCAGTCAGAAAATATTAAGGGCACTGGTTTGTCGAGCACGATAGTAGTAGttagctatttttttttaaaattgtaaataataaaataacaataatattaataaatattaatatttcggTCGTGTTCTTGGAAAATGTCTAGTCAATTAATTAATGCGACGAGTCCCCGGGAAATATCAAACAATTAGGCCATTCTCATTGCCAAAACGGGATTTAGAGTAagatataaattttaaaattgaaaacgcGGGCTGTACCCATCAGACGACGAAAAAAAACCCCTGTTCTACGGACGGATGGACCTTTCATGTAGGGTCGCTCGGTCGGGCaaaccttagctcttgaaacgtcccatgcAGTACGTGTTTCAATTGGATTTGTACAGAAGAAATGCCAAATCAattaaaacagcagtattgacaaagttgaagccccatccAAATACATATGTTTAATttatcttttaagggggtactacacccctctataaatgtgtgtctatttttgcatttttctcgaaaactaataacacagtggtaacaaaagttatgtatattataggggcaaggaatccaattactacactcgaatttcagtgacccaagacaagcggtttgttctttatgatcagaaataaggtaccgctaggatgtacctcgtttcctatcatatatactgaaccgcttgtattgagtcactgaaatttcagtatagtaattggattccttgccccaataatatacataacctttgttgcaagtgtgtaattattttttgagaaaaatgcaaaaatagtcacaaatttaccacatgggtgtagtacccccttaagattgtacagtttcatgtaaaatgtattttgtgtttctctacttaagtagcgATATTACAGTTCATGTACAATTTTGTGTTTAATACTTGGCTtaactactagcaggctatgttagcacttTATGCTACTAATAAAGGTGCAAAAAATGAATTATTACGATTTTTCGAATGAGAAAATCGGTGGTATTCATACTAGTAAGTAATGTACTTGGATTGAATATAACTTTTTCCAAACAGATGCGAACAAAACATACACGAACACAGCATAAATATGTTATGTGGGTGGCGTATTAAATATACTGCGCTTCCTGTAAGTTAACAATTATATTTAGATGCCAGTATTCGAAAAGTATGGTGCCAAGAATATTATATCGTGACAAAGTTGATCTCAAAGAAGGTACGACTCCATACTCTTTGCATTTCCGTTATAATCATTGTTTTAAAGCTACAGTTAATAATCTGAACATAGAATTAGTTaagtttagatttttttttcttttttacgcTCTCCTTCAAATCCGAAATGTAGTCAATCACGGTGTACAAAGTCGGATGTATGAATGCATTTATAGGTAATATAAAAACTACCGTCCATGTGTACACACTTAATGGGATCCGAACCCCTATTGGAGACAGGATTGACATCACAATTATCGGCATCCAACACATACAATTTATGCCAACGATTATACACATGCGCAGCgccattttgatgtttttgtggaTGTTTTGAGAACTAGCGGCTTTTCCAGATTTCCAGGCAGCAATAAAAATAGCAATGTATGCAATAGCGATTATCACACATGTAATCAAATTAACCACGGTATAAAGGAATAAAGAAAAATACCACGAAGGTTTTGAACCAGAGGAGACTTCTATTTCAAAGTCTAGCACAGATATCTGGTTTGAAGaaatatttagtatttcttcACTAAAATTTGAAGGGCGCATTATAAATGGTAACCCAATACACACATCGGTCAGACCATAGAACTTACTGTCTGATGTACCAGCTAACAAAGATGACACTAAAGCTAATGCAATAGTAACCACCCAAATGCAAATGATCAGCAATACACATTTTTTGCGTTCCATGTGCTTGATACTAAAAGGGTAAACACAATGATGATATCGATCAAATGTTATGGCAGTGAGCAGAAGTAAGGATGTTTCACTAGATAATACAGCTAAGAAATTTGCAAATCTACACAAAGAACTTGACCGCCATTTGTCTGAATAAAGGAAAAATGTTTCACCATAGTATTTGTCTACCCCAGCCAAAACAATCATGTACACGCCCATAAGAACGTCAGCTATGGCTAGATTGAAAATCATAAGATTTGCAATGATTTGTGTTTggtttttctgttttgttttcaaaCGCAAAACACACACGATGACATTTCCTGCGATAGTTGATATTCCAAATAGCCACAAAAATACCCGCAGAGTGATATTTCTCATCAAGCGTCCGCACATGAACAAAACTGGTTGTACTTGCACAGAGACACAGTCATCAAATGTCTT
Above is a genomic segment from Amphiura filiformis chromosome 10, Afil_fr2py, whole genome shotgun sequence containing:
- the LOC140163248 gene encoding carnosine synthase 1-like; translated protein: MEGFQDHKLKNNILVENTELDPDKMLTGTAATNKVQDIQLGVCDQVTAQLGCKPKTGDHEQDGYSAAHVKYWDTNVNLGAPASASIKKQQEHKPETQLGRFYDSLQYTLYAAGFPETVDRTSTPRKNINKEQVVVAVLRAPYDNPSLVTLLECGQQVSDSMHLIFSKSWRSKEPSSDHPGLYSVYVHKAITFHKGGITYLDEFSPPRRVTYLVSLYAKAITPGLADWGPDMRNLDCQMSSPLPLVQVIDDKLWSRYLISKVGVAVPETLAFKFEVKRKVPNTDVIKVCVLGKCVKAKKHGEVPRSEKFLDSSCRIEDQAKMAAQTNAENPCVYTKKHIEHGGICEHAIAMEEEVAKFLNKPSVTGKRIVVKPSGYEYFASKGVTIHQASNLGSITNAVYDLLEKIEGADTVLVETFVEPILPRPNVSASQSVELWKANEELSFRVRSTVCRDFDRKPVTTSVNCGLLSKNSPNNGDNTNLQGLDSTLLAYGLTDPAVRRNLDRTIRKKGEDVMRIISEEEHKLDEEQRGGRFGYTDVIGVDFFLTDEGDKIVPVVVEVNSHDCTMNCQKIDFVSHLTQQCTPIDAQLVYQVYRSDKEYGSETLLKQDSILGRSVRPWVRSMIQRSQDHVLDGKHILIIGAGGFSKALIWRDAAAMGVKVTLVESNSNHFAKDQVYQFIHLDVDDHTQDYAHAKDIVKILRDKGITVDGCLAFWKDCGPLAALCAELLKTNGTSYSAASIAYKKSTTQAIIRQRDADIPHWQIAILYCAPSCPISSEADIDNACKTVKFPAIFKHDYTSSAVGVRICKDEDDVRTAYTAFTNNVHTNTDTCSNTILLMDYLDGSDHYIDCVVFERRLIAAFITDNGRNNNPAYTDTITLLPSNLPSDKQAQLVNAAYQCCTVIGLSNGVYNVEMKMTSTGPKLIEINAQMGSFFIRHWVKQLYGVDLMKCAMMISCGIKPCVPILPTEESLLGVNMIPSEHVCVMTNSSLRMVLDDLRARGDVIFTMVEDEAKLVYGMKSKHSEEPYANIAVKGRNVDECRQKLSEVCGKLNIETKNYRVSEFMKYL